A window of Kangiella sp. TOML190 genomic DNA:
AAAGAGTTAAAGCCAGCATCATTATATTTCTCAGAACTTTTAATTTGTTCACTGGATTGTAATGCAACTGCTTCGTCGCGAATCATTTCCCAGTTTTCCTCAATAACTTTTAGCTCAGGAAACTTCTCTAAATCAATATAGGGTTTATTTTCTACTTCTGAAGAAAAGTACATTAAACAATTAACAGGCGCAAAGAAGGTCGAGTGGTCAAGGATTTGACGCTGAATTTTAAGCTTCAACTTGCCACGATTATGAACGTAAATGGTTGAAAGGACGAAAATACTGATAATGATAAATACTAACAAAAGAAAATACCAACTGTGTCATAGATCAACAATAAATTATTGATAATTAAATATAATTCCATTATAACTTTTAGCAGAACAAAGCAAAAGCTTATAATTTGTAACGAGTTCTCAAAGCTGAAGCATTACGCTTAATTTCAAAGGAGTCTGATTTTACACTATGCCCCTAAAGCGCTCAGTGTCAGTTTGTAATTCGTTAGGATTGCCAAGTCCAGAACTTGTAGAGTTCGCTCCATTCCTTTATCAAGACATCCAAGAAATTTTAACCAATACCGATGCCATGATTAGTCTGATCAACAATAATTTGGTCGCTATGGATAATTGCCGGGTATTGGATTTATGCTGCGCCAAGGGCACCAGTTTATTGCGAATAGCTAAACGCTTTTCCATATCGGGCATCGGAGTGGACCTATCTGAGTTTTTCATCGCTGACGCCAAATTAACCGCAGTACAGCATAAATTAAAGCAGCAGCTTAAATTTGTTTGCCAAGATGCCAACCAATTCTTAAGTAGTAATCAAGAACAGTTTGATATCATTATTTTTCAATTTGTAGAAGATCTAATAGGCAGCTTCCCAGACACCTTAAAAGCGTTAGCCACACATCTAAAACCAAACGGTCACTTAATTATTGATACACACTATGAATCGCAAGGCTATACGCCCGGTGTCGCCGCCACAGATGCCAGCGGCGCAAAAAGTATCGAGCTTTATATTGCTGAATCAGAGTTGGTATCCAAAAGCCGTATTGGCGAAAGTCGGGATGAGATCGAAAAAAGAATGGGGAAAGAATACAACTTATTATCAAAAAGAGCCCACGAGCTACAAAAGCAACATCCAGAGCTTGAACAGGACATCAATCAATTCTTATTATCGCACCGAAAATTGCAAAGACAGTTATTAGCAGGGGATATTTACCATGCGACCTGGTTGTTAGCAAAGATATGATTAATTTTTTTACACGCCTTTAATTTAACATAATATAAATTATGCGAATATTAAGGTGGTGCTATATTCATATAGATCGCTACTATCCGTATACCTCATATTCCCTGCTTTTGTTTATATGCGGCTCTAAAGTCGTTAAACTTAGCTGCTTAAAAGGTGCACAATTATTTTGAAGGAAATCGAGCTATGGATTTGACGCCAATGGTAATTTTAGCGGCTATTGTATTTTTAGGGTTTGCTTGTCAGTGGCTGGCTTGGAAAATTAAGCTACCTGCCATTTTGTTGTTATTAACGTGCGGCATTTTAGTGGGTCCGGTGTTTGAGCTCTTGCAGCCAGATCAATTGTTTGGAGATTTGCTAAACCCTGCTATATCTTTAGCCGTTGCGATTATTTTGTTTGAAGGCAGTTTAACGTTAAAGTTTTCAGAGGTAAAACAAGTCGGCAAGGCCGTTAATAAGTTAATCAGTATTGGGGCCTTAATTACCTGGGTGCTAATCTCTGTTGGCAGTTACTACCTGCTACAGTTACCTTTGCAGCTATCCGTGCTATTTGGTGCAATTCTAACGGTCACCGGACCGACCGTTGTCAT
This region includes:
- a CDS encoding class I SAM-dependent methyltransferase, translated to MPLKRSVSVCNSLGLPSPELVEFAPFLYQDIQEILTNTDAMISLINNNLVAMDNCRVLDLCCAKGTSLLRIAKRFSISGIGVDLSEFFIADAKLTAVQHKLKQQLKFVCQDANQFLSSNQEQFDIIIFQFVEDLIGSFPDTLKALATHLKPNGHLIIDTHYESQGYTPGVAATDASGAKSIELYIAESELVSKSRIGESRDEIEKRMGKEYNLLSKRAHELQKQHPELEQDINQFLLSHRKLQRQLLAGDIYHATWLLAKI